The following nucleotide sequence is from Hevea brasiliensis isolate MT/VB/25A 57/8 chromosome 7, ASM3005281v1, whole genome shotgun sequence.
TAAACAGGCTCCAGTTCTTAGGCCTTACTTTGCTCCCCTCTGGTCCAAATTCTGCGACCATAACATGTCACCATAAGAAGTTACAAATCAAAATTTAGCCTTGTGCTAGTGTGTTTAGTCAGAGCCCTCACTTTCCTAGTATTTGTATGGTACAAAAACCGCACTTTTACTCATCATCCATTTGATATGAAAATAGATAGTGGAGTCACCCTCAGTTTCCATTGGTTTTATGCTTCATTGATTGGATGAACTTATTGGTTTTACATGAATCGCTATATTTTTCTGTCTCTTCTTATAGCGTTACAATGAGGCCATTTTCCTTATTGTTGGATCAATCCTTGCGAGAAATGACAATATAAAAAAAGAACTTTTGTGGTAGTTGGCTTTAATTTAGTTATATTTTCAATTTTCGTTACTATTGAAGGCAAATGCTGTTGTTACTACTCTGACCCTTGACCCTAACTCCaatgaaaatataattatttttgctAATGCTCTTATAATAGTAtcatattattattgttgttgttgtgtgccttgtaataaaaataatagtactAGTTAGTGTAAAAAGCATGTGGgtaatttttttgaataaataataGAGTTCTGTATATTGAGTTAGCCTACTGCCTGTCCCCATTCTAGACTAGTTGGTTTTTCAGTGGTTCTCCTTCTCACGATCCTTTTATCAGCTACTTTTACTTGCTTCTTGCTTTATGGGATCAGCTGGAATTTTAAGGAATCCTGCTTGGTGCTAGGAATTTTGTTAAGTATTTATAGAAATTGCAGATAATTACAGTTTAGTTGACATTGAGGGAGGAAAAAATTGAAACAAGTTACGACTTCAAACCGTGTACACATTTACATCTACACTACACTTCTTGGGAATGGTGGTCTTTAACCTACAAAAATGAAGGCCTTTTAGTGCCATCTTTCAAGTTGTAGGCTCAGCTTAAGCTAACAGAGTATACAATTGAAGAAAAAACAATATACTTAACTAACTCCTCTGTAATTGAGTATCAAACCTTCAGGTTCTAGTGGTGCTATGTTCACAATGctttcttgcactggtggaggtTCTGATGAGGTAGCTTGGTTGCAACCAACAATCTTTTGGCATGTCTCAATCAGGCAGTGCCTGCAAGTAGGGCAGGATGAGTGTGAGCTGAGCCACTTGTCGATGCACCGGACATGGAATCCATGGTTGCACTTAGGCAGAAGGCGTACACGTTCACCAGCTGTGAACTCTGAAAGACATATCACACACTCTGTGTCCAGACCAGGCAGCTTCAAGTCAGTTGAGTAGTTTACTGTTGGGAACGTCTTTAATGCTTTTCTCTTGACTCCTGTATTGGCTAATCGAGTTGAGGAATCGCCAGCAGACTGGGAAGCTACCAAATTGGAGCACCTCAATGCACACCTAATGATGGAATTCAATCCAAGTGAGCAAATCAGGGCACATAAGAGGACTGAGAGGACCATAACAACATTTGCGTCGAAATTGTTATCTCTGGTGTAAGTTTCTGATGGATTGTGGCCATTTCCAGGAGCTGCAGGAGCTGCCGCAGTTGGTGATTGGTAAAGGGGGGTGTGTAGTAGCAATCTTCTTGAGTAAAAGTCCCCTACAAAATCTTGAAATAGTTGAGCGGTTGAAGTAGAGGTTGACATGCTTAGAGAGTTTACAGAGGCTGGGAATTTAAGATGGGTACTTCTTGGAAGTGATTACTTATATAGGAAAAGGTCAAGGGTTGAATTTGCTACTGGAGCTTTGATATAATATTTACAATTATTACATTAAGAATGGCACAGTTGAGAATATTTTGGGAGTTTTAGCTCAGAACACGGTgttttatctttttaatttatgCAGGCCTAGAATCTTATGGATTCTCCACTGAACCTTATGTAGTTTAATGGACTCTCTAATCAAAGAGAGGCCATCCCACTTTCTGCTGCTCAGACAGTGCCACGTGGCAGTTGCATTTGGTGAAATCTGCATCTTATCATGAGCCTAGTAGCCCAGGAAGGACTCATGAAGTTTCCTAAACTAAAAGTGACATGGAAACTATGTTTTTCAAGTTGATTCAAGTGGGCTTTGGTATGCTTGTCTATTGCTAAGagtctttagttttttttttttttgatcttttattttttttttgttttcataCACTAAAGGGATGCACGTTCCAAAATTTTTTGAGTCAGACTCaactaaaatttaataattgTTGAGTAAACACAAATGAGCTGACTGATATGTAGACATCCACTGAAATCATTAGTCTCTTCCtgttaactttaattttatttgtgCATGTGCTTTCCTGTTTCTTATTTTCTGGTTCTTTCTGTTTACTCACCAGGTTTTTTAGGTGTTTTTCAGTGATACAAACTGATCCCAACACTGCACAGCTCTTTCAGTGCTCTTGCAACCAAGACAATTAGATAAATCTACTAATTAGTGGTTAGTGTTCTTCTTCATAGTCATCCGATTTGCTTACCCCTCTAGATTTTGCAATTTGgattgtgtgtttcaattcacAGAATATTTACACTCCAAATCTTAGGGATGCAATTTGGGTCACCATATAAAACAAACCAATTTTAATTACTTGGCACAAAatcaaaaggaagaaaaaaaaggaagatCAATTTTAATTCACATACAACGAATCGAATTAATATGATTCACATATTGCATTTCGAATTGGCATATCAATTAAGTCTATGTCTGCATATTCAATATTTAATTAAGTGGTGTACCTTGTACCTGTATCTGTACCACAATTTAAGACATACTACATTCCAGATAACTATGTTGTTGTTTTCTGTATGATTCCTTTTACTAACAATTTTAtgattttcttctctcttttatctGAGATGATGTGGAACACTTGCATACTTTGATGCTCTTTCTGCAATTTGATAATCAAACTGTAAGcactattaatataaataatcccTCTAGTTTGGAGGACATGGcacacccctttgtaaggcacaaTACCTTATGTAAATTAATAGCATTTTGCTGATGTGTCTTGTTGTTTCTGATTATATAAACTCTCATATTGTTATCTATAGTGTCGTTTAGACAATATAATATTTGAAGCTGTCCCTTAATTACATATTGACAGCTACTACAAAGTTAGATACACAGATGATCCCCTAAAGATCCCCTGTTTGATTGGTATGCAAGCTGAGATCTTTTCCCATGCAAGTAGTTTGATTGCAATCTAAACAAGTGTACTATAAATTAGCTTCTATTTGTGGCTCTTAATTAAAGCAATATTCTTAGCTAGATCTTCTGCAGAATCAATGGTAATATAAAAAGGTCAAGTTGGTGCTTGGTGGAAGTGTTGGGGAAAATTTTTAACAAGGATATCCAAGGTTTTTATTTATTTGTGTGCCACAGTTATGGTTTTAGAACTGTTATTTAACAGATAATATTACTTTTCTGTTGATATCATAGATATATATAGATATGAACACAAAGATCCCCAAGACAACTAGTGGGGGatgcttttctctttcttttaagCTTTAGCTTTTATGGGTAATAGGAGGAGAGAGATAAGCTAGGTGTAAAGAGttgcttttatatttttttttgtacAAGAAGTACCACTACTAGCATCCATATCTTGTTGGGAGTGGATTTCACAAAGTTATATCTCTCTGTGGGTACATAGAGAGAGAGGGatagccttttttttttaatgcactTTTTTTTTCTTGATGGTCTGGTTCAGATTTACACTATGTTTAGGCGGTAAGGTATGGATTTGTAAAGAAATGAGTTTGTTTGGGACGAACACTCCATCTAAGCACTGTTAGAGTTAATTTGTTCTAATTTGAGAAAATTTCACAAGGCATTCATCAATTGTTCTATATGTAATGGAGAGGTAGGAGATGGAAGCCTTTTGAGTGAATGTACACTTggagaaaaaataaagaaaagaaagaaattatgGCAGCCTTCCCATTAAATAAATTGGAAAGTGAGGAAAGAGATATTGCTATAAATAATGTGCTAAGATACAAGTCCTTAAAAAGGTGCCAATCACTGGAAAGTTATGAGGATAAAAAGCCCTTTTGATATTCTTTTTTAAAAGAGAGATTGGTGTACATGAGTATTCAGTATAGCAATTCAATTGGCAGATTAATTATCTTAATTACAATTTTATCAATGAGTAAATATATAATTACAAACCTAGCCTGACTTGATTAAGTGATTGAAGCCATATTAAAGTATTTCTTAACTCGTAGTAGGACAATACATCAATCATTGGTGGTTAAGAAAACTCTAACCCTCACTCTCCTAGCATGCTTAGGCCAATGATTATCTATAGGAATAGTAATAATGGCCCTATAATTATGTAGCTAGATTGTCTGTGGAATTCAAAACTAGTTAAGTTGTGGCACAGAGCTGATCCCACCATTACAATTGATATGGTTAAGTGCACTGATTCTGTTTTGATCTAAATAGTACCCTGCGTATTTAAGAATAAACCTAGAAAGATATTTGGCTGAAATCTTTATATATAGTGGTTGCAAGGGTAATAGTTGCAGATCCTTGAAAAGCTGCAGTCACTTTTCTTTACTGTTTTAATGGGGTCAGGATTTTCCTGGCAAAAAATGTAACTGAGCCCCACAAAATCTTGAAACAACCCCACTAGATTTGGAGCATAACTGTAATAATTGGCTAACCAAGTGATCTCTTGCATTTAGCTGCAAAATGGAAGATGACTGAAGAAACCATATTCCCTTCTGGACTTTTGTGAAGCCTCCAACACTGCTAAGCAATTGGAATGTGGTTGAACTGATGAAACAAGTCTTGGAAACAAATGCCTTCTTCCTCATATTTGGTGGGTTTTACCCAATCCACCTAATGAATGTGCTTGGATATTACCTCCTGATTTCACCTAAACTTAACAACAACCTTTAAGTCTCTCTTGAAAAAATCCAAGGGAAGCTTAAAAATTTGTGAGAACATGTGTTGGGATTTGCTTGCCACCTTTATCCTGTATTTCTTATCTCCCAGCTTGAGTGAGAAAGACATACAACCATTCCAAGATTGCAATTTTCACTAAATCTCAATCACAGGAGAGCTAGGACCTTCCTTTTATGAAAGCCCTCAAGAGGAAGTTAGTCCTAAATATTTGCCAAGTTCTGGTACTTCTTCAAAACTTCAATGAGATTAAGAGTAAATTTGAGAGTAATTTGAAATTGAGTTAGTTACTTATAGCAGTTTCTATTCGGGTTTGATGATTGAACCTAGACCTGACTAGAACTGTCGATTTCAGTTTAAAGGTTATGGCTAATTGGGACTGAATTGAAGGGTTTACCCTAATTTCGATCAAATATaactgttaattttttttatataaaaatataattttaacctGAATTGAATAGAAtcgatttcaatttaatttaaaatcaattttaattaatttaaatttaattaattttaatctaattttaattttaaactcaATCCATTTGATTTCATTAGACCGTAGCTAGTTTTAAACTGTGAGGGAAATattaatcaaaccatgcaataattaCTCTAAATTATTAAATAACTTGAGGGTAAAATAATTGAGACCATTAATCTCTCTTTATTCTCAACTTCCAATATGACAAATCAACGTAGATAATCATAAGTATATATGTAtccaaatatatataaaatataataacaaaaaaataattaataacatgCTTTCTTGAATTGAAAACCTCTTATATTATTATCATATCCAAATTATTCAaattaattatatgcatatagtcaatttaatttattaatttaactatATTTACATTTCAGTTTTGCAAGATAAGATCTCACCATGAAAAAACAATAGTGCAGCTACAAGAAATTAGAATTGATGTAAAAATGAACTCATCAATTGTTaaattagattatatatatatatatatatatttgtgtgctttataaatacattttaattaattttgtatcacattttttatataaatatttaatttaatgattattaaactcatttttatatgaatttaaatttatattaaacgtATTAAGAATCGCATATATAAGAAGAGGATAGAGTATATATATCTTAGAAAAATACAATATCCAAATGGATTTTAGCTTGATATTGAAGACATGACAGCACAaataataatcaatcatttctttcattatatatatatatatatatatatatatatatatatatatatttttttttttttttaaattttacgaTCAGGGTATCTTCAAGCCGGTCGTTCATTCTTACCTGTTATCTCCATAACTTGGATTGGCCTATAATTCAATCTTGTTCAACTTTTGCTGATTACTCGTTGTAGGGAAAGTCTTTAAACTTATTAGCTCGAACCCATTGCTGAGTAACCGAGCAGCAAGGCTGTGATTGTACTCGGATGCCAATAAACATGAACACTTGAATAAACTTTTAAAGACAGAATACAAGATTACTGAGACAATCAAGCCACAGAAGAGAACTAAGAGGATCATGAAAATGTTTGCATCGAACTGACTGGTGCTCGTATAGGTGGCTTGGAAGGGGGAAGGAGCCGGTATCATTGGTGGTTGGGCTTGTACTAACAATTTTCTTGGGGGAAAGTAATCTCCAAGAAAATTTTGATTATAGAGATCAGCGGATGTGGGAATAGCTCTAACCATGATTGGAAAGTTTAGTTTTTTGAGGTTCTTGCAAGGATATATGGCTGCATTGATCGATGAATTATGTGAATATATAGGAAAATTGCATTGGTTGAATGATTTTGTCATTATTTGCATCCAAGTCAGCTTCCAAcatcttttctttttcatcttcttttcctcaatatCTTTGTTGCTTAATCGTTTTATTATTTTTACATTAATTTATCTCGAATTATAGTTTGATTATTCGAgttacttaaaaaaattttaaaataatttattccaaACGAAAACTTTAATTTATGGATTattgaatttaaataattttaagtggagtgtaaatttaaaaatattacatGTCTAGAAAGCAGTaacctttttttattattttttttttggtcaaaaataaaacaaaaaggaCAGCCTCGCTTGACATAGAGATCGAAACAAAGAGCTGTTGATCTAAAAAATTATAGATGAAAGACAGGTGATCCTACTTTGCAAAAAAATGAACTGCTTGATTTTAATCCCTGTTCATAATGGAGAAGAAACACCTTGTAAAAAAGGAAAACAATGATTTGAGATCTTCAATGATGCTACTGATATTTAGAGGAATAACACCACCTTGCAAGACTTTAATGACCACTTGAGAGTCCCCTTTGAAGGTACCTTTAGAGAATTCTTTTACTTTGGCTAACAGCACCACTTCTCAACAATAAGACTTTTTAGGATATGCGGATCACCTATCCCTTTGTGGTTTTGGCACATCCAACCATGAGGAAACCCTTGATGATTCATGACAATAGCTAGGTATGCAAGCCAACCAGATGATGCAAAGGAGGTGAAACTCATTCTGCCCTATTCATAGTGTCAACATATTTTATCtttgtaaaaattaaataaaaagcgaaggaaaatattttataaatgtaTGAATTCCATTGCATAGCTTATCCACAACATAGCTTGCAATCATCTCCTCAATAGGATAATGAACCATCCATGCATAATCGAAGAGggcaataaatattattataaagaaaaaaaaattaatgggatCGAGTAATATGATGAACTTATTTTTATTTAACGATTTCATTTAGTTTAATGATAGTTTCGATTTCtcttgtttaatttttatttttataattattatatttggagaatttttattttttcatttaaaaaaaaatctattgtGAATCTAATATttacctattaaatatataaattatatatatttgtatcttaaatttattataaactcgGTTTATATAAAAGGTTCTTCATAAAAAGAATAAGCATATTAAATATCAAAAAATAAgataagccttttttttttttaattttccaaaatttttattaataattataaaaaaatcaactttaaatttattatatttctttctttcttttccatgtagattttttatttatttttttattatgacgtcaatttttcatttttttctaattttatttccaaattattaattttttctattaaaacctattttatttaaaataaatacacaTATTTTGTCTATACATGTTATTTATTTCACacactttattttattttcacgTTAAAAATTTTACCTTttttgttaaatttgattttaccaGCTAAATTGAAATCAAAACTAAATATCCGCCATAAAACCAGAATCATCTCGATATTGGCTCGAGATCGTAagcaattatttaaataaaaatattaattacgataattaattttataatttaattagtgcAATATAATATATGATATTTCACCTGTTTTCAAATCTataataaaattgtaaaataacaatttcaaaatatgataattttattttctttgataattatatattatgtaaatattaattccagTTTTCAtgcatattaatatatttaatgatCAAAtggatattataatatttaatatatataaatatgatgcatgaatatttattaaatacataaattatattggtttaattttttatatagattttattattttttgtcctGTCTGTTCATCAATTTTAAcccttataataatattatttgctaactttaattaataataaaaaatttcctGCACATCAAACTATAAAcaataaaaatcttttaatatatttttattagaatttttatatctaaatattatGCTCCTTTATACTCTCTTTGTCTCTCACCCTCTGTTTTTTCTCTCTTCCCTTTCTATCTCATTCTCTATTTCTCTACATCCATTGCCATAGTTTTTCattagtaaataaaaaaaattaaaaaatataaaaaaatcataatttatatTATCAATATTAATTAGTTTCAATTCAATATTAAGCATTAAGATTGATACTAAAAGTAACTTGtgtgattataataattataatatttaatttttttaaaaaattataatatttatttaaatatataaaagataattataatagtacttatatatatgtttttaaaGTATGTGTGTTGAATGTGTATTAAACACTTTATAGTTATAGCTAttctatttataatatatatatatatatatatatatatatatatatatatatatttatttatattaaagtattatttttaatgttaggttaattaattttatagatAAAATCCTTATTAATTTAAAATCATTATATCTTTAATAAGATTATGatctttataaaaatttatatgttacaataaatgtaattattaatatataacattaatttaaatatcataaaacaaaaatataatataatataataataagtctctaataaatattaatttgcaaaaatattattaaaaattaaaatgataacctAATATTACATGTAAATTCTTTTAAAGTATTAAATTCATTcaagctttatttttttttcaattttaatgaaaatatGTTTGATTTTCCTACATTtagtattattaataatttaaagttaCTGTTTTTTTAGTAAGACCATATTATTTAGTTTAACATAAAATACATTTATGAATTAGAAATTaggaataatattttaaaattttcatatttataattatttatttaattaatatattcacATTTTAATTGATTTACATTTATAACAATATATTTCTAATcctaaagaaaattatttttatgggCAATTTCAATAATTGTAAGCTTTGATTTAGTATATtgtcattaaaaatataaatttttatttttatactatGAGATTTTATCATGTCATGTTATATCTGTCAAGTCAGTattctattaaaattattataaaaaaaataaatttataatttttacacAAAAGTCATAATGTGATTTTGTAAttgatgaaaattttttaatttaattcattaattataaatttaaaatataaatttatgtaatttacatatttaatatgttttatattttatattttaaatttataataaattaaatttaaataaaaaaatttataattaatattaatcatgTGAGTCTCATGAATTTTAAGATAAAGTATTCTATCTTTATCCTTATGAAAGATAAAAATCATGGAAAACCGAGTATGACGTGGCAGGATCATCTGAATACTGGGTCCCACAGCAGCGAAGCTCCTGGTTCCTTGATGGAGAAGGAGTGAAGGACCCTGTGGCCTAAAATTCTATTGTAGTACAAAGAGCTCTCTCTGGGTAAGCCAATCAAAACACAAAAGGGTTTCTGTTTTCAGAACTTTTTGATCCTCTTCAACGATGTATCTCTTAACTTATTTACCTTCTGGTAAGTCAGCTAATCCCTTTATCTCTCTTTCCATCTGTGTCTCTCTGTGGATGTGTGAATTTGTCTCAGAACGCCTTAGGGTTCTTCAATTCTGATAACAGAATTCAAATTTTGACTATAATTGGAAATAAAGTGGTACCCAGAAAACAAAGAATAGACCCAGAAAAAAAAGTATCCTTTTTATACAGCCAGGTTCTTGCAGGCAATAGCAAGTGAACAATAAGTCTATGCTGGTTTTTTTgttttgattttcttttttctttttgaacTTTTGCAGGACATCAATGCAAGTTTTCTTATTCTCTGTTGGTCAGCTTAATTCTCATGTGTTTTTCATGTTTTCCTTGTTAGCAATTCAATTACTTGTGATCGTTTTATTTTCGTGCTGCTCAGTTTGTTTTCTGTTAAAATTATTGGTTCTGGGTCTTGTATTATCGTCATTATGATCAGCTT
It contains:
- the LOC110673548 gene encoding RING-H2 finger protein ATL78, translating into MSTSTSTAQLFQDFVGDFYSRRLLLHTPLYQSPTAAAPAAPGNGHNPSETYTRDNNFDANVVMVLSVLLCALICSLGLNSIIRCALRCSNLVASQSAGDSSTRLANTGVKRKALKTFPTVNYSTDLKLPGLDTECVICLSEFTAGERVRLLPKCNHGFHVRCIDKWLSSHSSCPTCRHCLIETCQKIVGCNQATSSEPPPVQESIVNIAPLEPEEFGPEGSKVRPKNWSLFRL